A genome region from Bacillaceae bacterium IKA-2 includes the following:
- a CDS encoding 4Fe-4S dicluster domain-containing protein has protein sequence MKGLGFLRTVIGGIAAYELLKIMKAGSKEVLRPPGACDEDEFLALCIRCGKCNQACPYEAINMGTSSLGLGLGTPYLDARDNPCWLCEDFPCVEACPTTALSGIEKRTDVDMGVAIINKDACIAYQGIRCEVCYRECPLMDEAIKLDIYLKPGDEIHAIFGPVIDPEKCVGCGICEHKCVVDNPVAIKVEPRKEVGLL, from the coding sequence ATGAAGGGTCTCGGTTTTCTCCGAACAGTGATCGGCGGAATAGCAGCATATGAATTACTCAAAATAATGAAAGCTGGAAGCAAGGAAGTATTAAGGCCACCTGGAGCTTGTGATGAAGATGAATTCCTCGCATTATGTATACGGTGTGGAAAATGTAATCAAGCATGTCCCTATGAAGCTATTAATATGGGAACAAGCAGCCTAGGCTTAGGGCTTGGAACACCGTATTTAGATGCCAGAGATAATCCATGCTGGCTGTGTGAAGATTTCCCATGTGTAGAAGCGTGTCCTACGACGGCACTAAGTGGTATTGAAAAACGCACTGATGTAGATATGGGTGTTGCTATCATTAATAAAGACGCTTGTATCGCCTATCAAGGAATCCGTTGTGAGGTTTGCTACCGAGAGTGTCCACTTATGGATGAGGCAATTAAACTAGATATTTACTTAAAACCTGGCGATGAAATTCATGCTATTTTTGGACCAGTTATTGATCCCGAAAAATGTGTAGGTTGTGGAATTTGTGAACATAAGTGTGTTGTCGATAATCCTGTTGCTATCAAAGTCGAGCCTCGTAAAGAAGTTGGTCTACTATGA
- a CDS encoding NapH/MauN family ferredoxin-type protein yields MKKWMIARKSVQFLIILLFLSPLFLVDVAGTNFFYGSLSSSEFFGIQLSDPLGALGVTIASKQFVWGYIGSASIVFFIYLLISGRVFCSWVCPVNTLLELTDSVRKRFKNLPDIQFKLNTKIHLAVLVLVLSFFIGVPIFEIISPIGNTIRNLLFVWGIGAFIILAIVLFDFFVSKRGWCRYFCPVGGFYSSIGKAGQLRVKIDDEKCVSCMQCKKVCFSHPSILDPAINGEKSFVASGDCSLCGACIDACSHEALSIGLRPYIQRDKHIQIPNEGENM; encoded by the coding sequence ATGAAAAAATGGATGATTGCTAGAAAGTCTGTTCAATTTTTGATTATTCTACTATTTTTGTCCCCACTATTTTTAGTCGATGTTGCTGGAACTAACTTTTTTTATGGCTCACTATCATCTTCAGAATTTTTTGGAATTCAACTTTCAGACCCATTGGGAGCACTAGGCGTAACAATAGCTTCAAAGCAATTTGTTTGGGGATATATTGGTTCTGCATCAATTGTTTTCTTTATTTATTTGCTAATCAGCGGGAGAGTATTTTGTAGTTGGGTTTGTCCAGTGAACACTCTTTTGGAACTGACCGATTCCGTAAGAAAGCGCTTTAAAAATCTGCCTGATATCCAGTTTAAGTTAAATACAAAGATCCATTTAGCAGTTTTAGTTCTAGTACTCTCGTTTTTTATTGGCGTACCTATCTTTGAAATTATTTCTCCGATTGGTAATACGATAAGAAATTTATTATTTGTCTGGGGGATTGGGGCTTTTATCATATTAGCAATTGTTTTATTTGATTTTTTTGTTTCGAAAAGAGGCTGGTGCAGATACTTTTGTCCAGTTGGAGGTTTTTATTCAAGCATTGGTAAAGCAGGACAATTAAGAGTCAAGATTGATGATGAAAAATGCGTCAGCTGTATGCAGTGTAAAAAAGTCTGCTTTTCGCATCCATCTATTTTAGATCCTGCAATTAATGGAGAGAAATCCTTTGTAGCATCAGGTGATTGTAGCTTATGTGGCGCTTGCATTGATGCATGTAGTCACGAAGCTTTATCAATAGGTCTTAGGCCGTATATTCAACGAGATAAACACATTCAAATTCCGAATGAGGGGGAAAATATGTAA